A part of Saimiri boliviensis isolate mSaiBol1 chromosome 13, mSaiBol1.pri, whole genome shotgun sequence genomic DNA contains:
- the MEX3C gene encoding RNA-binding E3 ubiquitin-protein ligase MEX3C: MPSGSSAALALAAAPAPLPQPPPPPPPPPLPPPSGGQELEGDGLLLRERLAALGLDDPSPAEPGAPALRSGAAAAAAAQGQARRAAGLSPEERAPPGRPGAPEAAELELEEDEEEGEEAELDGDLLEEEELEEAEEEDRSSLLLLSPPAAAASQTQPIPGGSLGSVLLPAAGFDAREAAAAAAAAGVLYGGDDAQGMMAAMLSHAYGPGGCGAAAAALNGEQAALLRRKSVNTTECVPVPSSEHVAEIVGRQGCKIKALRAKTNTYIKTPVRGEEPIFVVTGRKEDVAMAKREILSAAEHFSMIRASRNKNGPALGGLSCSPNLPGQTTVQVRVPYRVVGLVVGPKGATIKRIQQQTHTYIVTPSRDKEPVFEVTGMPENVDRAREEIEMHIAMRTGNYIELNEENDFHYNGTDVSFEGGTLGSAWLSSNPVPPSRARMISNYRNDSSSSLGSGSTDSYFGSNRLADFSPTSPFSTGNFWFGDTLPSVGSEDLAVDSPAFDSLPTSAQTIWTPFEPVNPLSGFGSDPSGNMKTQRRGSQPSTPRLSPTFPESIEHPLARRVRSDPPSTGNHVGLPIYIPAFSNGTNSYSSSNGGSTSSSPPESRRKHDCVICFENEVIAALVPCGHNLFCMECANKICEKRTPSCPVCQTAVTQAIQIHS, from the exons ATGCCGAGCGGCAGCTCCGCGGCCCTGGCCCTGGCGGCGGCCCCGGCCCCCCTGCCGcagccgcccccgccgccgccgccgccgccgctgccgccgccttCGGGCGGCCAGGAGCTCGAGGGGGACGGGCTCCTGCTGAGGGAGCGCCTGGCCGCGCTAGGCCTCGACGACCCCAGCCCGGCGGAGCCCGGCGCCCCGGCGCTTCGgagcggggcggcggcggcggcggcggcgcaggGCCAGGCCCGGCGGGCGGCCGGGCTGTCTCCAGAGGAGCGGGCTCCGCCCGGCCGGCCCGGGGCCCCGGAGGCGGCCgagctggagctggaggaggacgaggaggagggggaggaagcgGAGCTGGACGGAGAcctgctggaggaggaggagctggaggaagcCGAGGAGGAGGACCGGTCGTCGCTGCTGCTGCTGTCGCCCCCCGCGGCCGCCGCCTCTCAGACCCAGCCGATCCCAGGCGGGTCCCTGGGGTCCGTGCTGCTGCCGGCCGCCGGCTTCGATGCCCGGGAAGCGGCGGCCGCGGCCGCGGCGGCGGGGGTGCTGTACGGAGGGGACGATGCCCAGGGCATGATGGCGGCGATGCTGTCCCACGCCTACGGGCCCGGCGGCTgcggggcggcggcggccgccCTGAACGGGGAGCAGGCGGCCCTGCTCCGGAGGAAGAGCGTCAACACCACCGAGTGCGTCCCGGTGCCCAGCTCCGAGCACGTCGCCGAGATCGTCGGCCGTCAGG gTTGTAAAATTAAAGCACTGAGAGCCAAGACAAACACGTATATCAAGACTCCTGTTCGTGGTGAAGAGCCCATTTTTGTTGTCACTGGAAGAAAAGAAGATGTTGCCATGGCCAAAAGAGAGATCCTCTCAGCTGCAGAACACTTCTCCATGATTCGTGCATCTCGAAACAAAAACGGGCCTGCCCTGGGAGGATTGTCATGTAGTCCTAATCTGCCCGGTCAAACCACCGTCCAAGTCAGGGTCCCTTATCGTGTGGTAGGATTAGTGGTTGGACCCAAAGGAGCAACTATTAAAAGAATTCAGCAGCAGACCCACACCTACATAGTAACTCCAAGCAGAGATAAGGAACCTGTCTTTGAAGTGACGGGGATGCCTGAAAATGTTGACCGAGCAcgggaagaaatagaaatgcataTTGCCATGCGTACAGGAAACTATATAGAGCTCAATGAAGAGAATGATTTCCATTACAATGGTACCGATGTAAGCTTTGAAGGTGGCACTCTTGGCTCTGCGTGGCTGTCCTCCAATCCTGTTCCCCCTAGCCGCGCAAGAATGATATCCAATTACAGAAATGATAGTTCCAGTTCTCTAGGAAGTGGCTCCACAGATTCCTACTTTGGAAGCAATAGGCTGGCTGACTTTAGCCCCACAAGCCCATTTAGCACAGGAAACTTCTGGTTTGGAGATACACTACCATCTGTAGGCTCAGAAGATCTTGCAGTTGACTCTCCTGCCTTTGACTCTTTACCAACATCTGCTCAAACTATCTGGACTCCGTTTGAACCAGTTAACCCACTCTCTGGCTTTGGGAGTGATCCTTCTGGTAACATGAAGACTCAGCGCAGAGGAAGTCAGCCATCAACTCCTCGTCTGTCTCCTACATTTCCTGAGAGCATAGAACACCCACTTGCTCGGAGGGTTAGGAGCGACCCACCTAGTACAGGCAACCATGTTGGCCTTCCAATATACATCCCTGCTTTTTCTAATGGTACCAATAGTTACTCCTCTTCCAATGGTGGTTCCACCTCTAGCTCACCTCCAGAATCAAGACGAAAGCACGACTGTGTGATTTGCTTTGAGAATGAGGTTATTGCTGCCCTAGTTCCGTGTGGCCACAACCTCTTCTGCATGGAATGTGCCAACAAGATCTGTGAAAAGAGAACGCCCTCATGTCCAGTTTGCCAGACAGCTGTTACTCAGGCAATCCAAATTCACTCTTaa